Proteins encoded together in one Styela clava chromosome 12, kaStyClav1.hap1.2, whole genome shotgun sequence window:
- the LOC120329480 gene encoding Krueppel-like factor 6, with amino-acid sequence MDVLPCGNIFVELQIIHDTGYFSSKPSLEENWQQTCFEMEKYLQSEPKTYQSPPTPPTDVTMNPWTKFTVPFYARGGPGLSVEEIKKLDRNKKCCNLKRSASSGVGSMSSLSSGELSPPPPHKFVQDPLNALKVLKANGTISLTLTPPSSPEGSTGMGGLSPPAYLNVENLNGQFHTKALAIPGISISALKGQVARVKNGAFTATPIGSITAHSCNANASQVQRSRSALKTVSGVNSTNIRMKNISGSDEDDTKKRIHRCNYTNCRKVYTKSSHLKAHQRTHTGEKPYKCTWDGCEWRFARSDELTRHYRKHTGAKPFKCSQCDRCFSRSDHLALHMKRHA; translated from the exons ATGGATGTATTACCCTGtggaaatatatttgtagaaCTGCAAATTATACATGATACTGGGTATTTCTCGTCTAAGCCAAGTCTTGAAGAGAATTGGCAACAG ACGTGTTTTGAGATGGAAAAATATCTCCAATCAGAGCCAAAGACATATCAAAGTCCACCTACTCCACCAACGGATGTTACAATGAATCCATGGACAAAATTTACGGTGCCTTTTTACGCCAGAGGAGGTCCCGGACTTTCTgtagaagaaataaaaaaattagaccgaaataaaaaatgttgtaatttgaaaCGAAGTGCGTCGTCAGGTGTAGGTTCAATGTCATCTTTATCATCCGGTGAATTAAGCCCTCCACCGCCTCATAAATTTGTGCAAGATCCTCTCAATGCACTTAAAGTATTGAAAGCTAATGGAACCATTTCATTAACTTTAACACCGCCTTCAAGTCCAGAAGGCAGTACAGGAATGGGTGGACTTTCCCCTCCCGCTTATTTGAATGTAGAAAATTTGAACGGCCAGTTTCACACAAAAGCATTGGCCATACCAGGAATCAGCATAAGCGCATTAAAGGGCCAAGTTGCCCGAGTAAAGAACGGGGCCTTCACCGCGACGCCTATTGGGAGCATCACAGCACATAGTTGCAATGCAAATGCCTCCCAAGTCCAGCGTAGTCGTTCAGCTCTCAAAACTGTATCTGGAGTGAACTCAACAAATAtaagaatgaaaaatatttcggGAAGTGACGAGGATGACACAAAGAAACGCATACACAGATGTAATTATACAAACTGTAGAAAGGTGTACACCAAAAGCTCACACCTAAAAGCACACCAGAGGACTCATACAG GTGAAAAGCCATACAAATGTACGTGGGACGGGTGCGAATGGAGATTTGCTAGGAGTGATGAACTCACTCGACATTATAGAAAACATACCGGGGCCAAACCATTTAAATGTAGTCAATGCGACAG atgctTTTCCCGTTCCGACCATCTTGCTCTACATATGAAGAGACATGCTTGA